The proteins below come from a single Triticum aestivum cultivar Chinese Spring chromosome 5D, IWGSC CS RefSeq v2.1, whole genome shotgun sequence genomic window:
- the LOC123119437 gene encoding L-type lectin-domain containing receptor kinase IX.1 isoform X1, giving the protein MACISLILVRFVILVLAVVASLGVGAAAAVGKQDKFLAPVHPSCSTSGNYTDGSQFKKNLDELLAALPAAASRNDGFYIGTVGDSGSPDQVFTLIMCYADHDAAECLECLTGAPAGIMALCPGSRDVRAAYDACILRYSPVSPFASTADLEIPFYVKYTAPILVDPVAMARAWLPLMADLTGQAAGSLARAASGSTPYDASWRVFGLAQCTRNLNASECSRCLSSLVGKLPELFQNETGGAVKAYSCYVHYQIGPFEITLPPASEPPPQSSPKPGEASSSSRTRLLIGSSIGTVSFLIILVGVLVCLLVRRRQKHPITANKQAKGQEPEDGKFSDGDDPAMEDDFEKGTGPKRFRYVELAIATDNFSDEKKLGEGGFGSVYRGYLKESNLEVAIKRVSKGSKQGKKEYASEVTIISRLRHRNLVQLIGWCHGGGELLLVYELMPKGSLDTHLYGGKNAAVLPWPVRHEIVLGLGSALLYLHQEWEQCVLHRDIKPSNIMLDASFAAKLGDFGLARLVDHGRGSHTTVLAGTMGYMDPECMTTGRTSAESDVYSFGVVLLEIACGRRPLAVAEEEQMAHLAQRVWASYGVGRVLDAADARLEGEFDAEEVERVMVVGLWCAHPDRSLRPSIRQAVGVLRREQPLPTLPERMPVATFLYVPLLVDGSSSTLSTGVTGAGGSGSSGTDTTAEKSMSMRSNTVVDGQITGR; this is encoded by the exons ATGGCGTGCATAAGCTTAATCTTGGTCAG GTTTGTCATCCTCGTCCTCGCCGTTGTTGCATCTCTCGGCGTCGGCGCCGCTGCCGCAGTTGGCAAGCAGGACAAGTTCCTGGCTCCAGTGCATCCTTCCTGCTCGACCAGTGGCAACTACACCGATGGCAGCCAGTTCAAGAAGAACCTCGACGAGCTCCTCGCCGCCCTCCCCGCGGCCGCCAGCAGGAACGACGGGTTCTACATCGGCACTGTGGGGGACTCGGGATCTCCCGACCAGGTCTTCACCCTCATCATGTGCTATGCCGACCACGACGCGGCGGAGTGCCTGGAATGCCTCACCGGAGCGCCGGCGGGGATCATGGCCTTGTGCCCTGGCAGCCGGGACGTGCGCGCGGCATACGATGCGTGCATACTCCGGTACTCCCCGGTGTCGCCCTTTGCATCCACGGCCGACCTCGAGATCCCTTTCTACGTGAAGTACACCGCTCCCATCCTAGTTGATCCGGTGGCCATGGCCAGGGCGTGGCTTCCGCTGATGGCCGACCTCACGGGACAGGCCGCTGGGTCGCTGGCGCGGGCAGCGAGTGGGAGCACACCGTACGATGCTTCGTGGCGGGTGTTCGGGCTGGCGCAGTGCACGAGGAACCTCAACGCGAGCGAGTGCAGCCGGTGCCTCTCCTCCTTGGTCGGCAAACTGCCGGAGCTGTTCCAGAACGAGACCGGTGGCGCCGTCAAGGCATACAGCTGCTACGTGCACTACCAGATCGGCCCCTTTGAGATAACCCTTCCACCTGCATCAGAACCACCGCCGCAGTCGTCTCCAAAGCCCGGAG AAGCATCGTCTTCTTCAAGAACAAGGCTCCTGATCGGCAGCTCCATTGGTACCGTGTCGTTCTTGATCATTCTGGTTGGTGTCTTGGTCTGTCTCCTTGTCCGACGACGGCAAAAGCACCCAATCACTGCCAATAAGCAGGCAAAGGGGCAAGAGCCGGAAGATGGCAAATTCTCCGACGGCGACGACCCAGCCATGGAAGACGACTTCGAGAAAGGGACTGGGCCCAAGAGATTTCGCTACGTTGAGCTGGCCATCGCAACCGACAACTTCTCTGACGAGAAGAAGCTCGGGGAAGGAGGTTTCGGCTCCGTGTACAGAGGGTACCTCAAGGAGTCGAACCTTGAGGTGGCCATCAAGAGAGTATCCAAAGgttccaagcaagggaagaaagagTATGCTTCCGAGGTGACAATTATAAGCAGACTCCGGCACCGAAACCTGGTGCAGCTCATCGGCTGGTGCCACGGCGGTGGCGAGCTGCTCCTTGTCTACGAGCTGATGCCCAAGGGCAGCCTTGACACGCACCTCTACGGCGGCAAGAACGCAGCCGTGCTGCCATGGCCGGTCAGGCATGAGATCGTGCTTGGACTGGGCTCTGCCCTCCTGTATCTTCACCAAGAGTGGGAGCAGTGCGTCCTGCACAGAGACATCAAACCAAGCAACATCATGCTGGACGCCTCCTTTGCTGCCAAGCTCGGCGACTTCGGGCTTGCCAGGCTCGTTGACCATGGCCGAGGCTCGCACACCACGGTGCTCGCCGGCACGATGGGATACATGGACCCGGAATGCATGACCACCGGCCGGACCAGCGCCGAGTCGGACGTGTACAGCTTCGGTGTCGTGCTCCTCGAGATTGCCTGCGGCAGGCGGCCTCTGGCAGTGGCAGAAGAGGAGCAGATGGCCCACCTGGCTCAGCGGGTCTGGGCATCATACGGCGTGGGAAGGGTTCTTGATGCCGCTGACGCGCGGCTGGAGGGGGAGTTTGACGCCGAGGAGGTGGAGCGTGTGATGGTCGTCGGGCTCTGGTGCGCGCACCCTGACCGGAGCCTCAGGCCGTCCATCAGGCAGGCCGTCGGTGTGCTGCGGCGCGAGCAGCCTCTGCCGACCCTACCGGAGAGGATGCCGGTGGCAACTTTCTTGTACGTGCCCCTACTGGTTGATGGTTCAAGTTCCACGTTGTCTACTGGTGTCACCGGCGCTGGCGGCAGTGGCAGCAGCGGAACTGACACGACGGCGGAGAAGTCGATGTCGATGCGAAGCAACACGGTAGTGGATGGACAAATCACTGGACGCTAA
- the LOC123119437 gene encoding L-type lectin-domain containing receptor kinase IX.1 isoform X2, protein MCYADHDAAECLECLTGAPAGIMALCPGSRDVRAAYDACILRYSPVSPFASTADLEIPFYVKYTAPILVDPVAMARAWLPLMADLTGQAAGSLARAASGSTPYDASWRVFGLAQCTRNLNASECSRCLSSLVGKLPELFQNETGGAVKAYSCYVHYQIGPFEITLPPASEPPPQSSPKPGEASSSSRTRLLIGSSIGTVSFLIILVGVLVCLLVRRRQKHPITANKQAKGQEPEDGKFSDGDDPAMEDDFEKGTGPKRFRYVELAIATDNFSDEKKLGEGGFGSVYRGYLKESNLEVAIKRVSKGSKQGKKEYASEVTIISRLRHRNLVQLIGWCHGGGELLLVYELMPKGSLDTHLYGGKNAAVLPWPVRHEIVLGLGSALLYLHQEWEQCVLHRDIKPSNIMLDASFAAKLGDFGLARLVDHGRGSHTTVLAGTMGYMDPECMTTGRTSAESDVYSFGVVLLEIACGRRPLAVAEEEQMAHLAQRVWASYGVGRVLDAADARLEGEFDAEEVERVMVVGLWCAHPDRSLRPSIRQAVGVLRREQPLPTLPERMPVATFLYVPLLVDGSSSTLSTGVTGAGGSGSSGTDTTAEKSMSMRSNTVVDGQITGR, encoded by the exons ATGTGCTATGCCGACCACGACGCGGCGGAGTGCCTGGAATGCCTCACCGGAGCGCCGGCGGGGATCATGGCCTTGTGCCCTGGCAGCCGGGACGTGCGCGCGGCATACGATGCGTGCATACTCCGGTACTCCCCGGTGTCGCCCTTTGCATCCACGGCCGACCTCGAGATCCCTTTCTACGTGAAGTACACCGCTCCCATCCTAGTTGATCCGGTGGCCATGGCCAGGGCGTGGCTTCCGCTGATGGCCGACCTCACGGGACAGGCCGCTGGGTCGCTGGCGCGGGCAGCGAGTGGGAGCACACCGTACGATGCTTCGTGGCGGGTGTTCGGGCTGGCGCAGTGCACGAGGAACCTCAACGCGAGCGAGTGCAGCCGGTGCCTCTCCTCCTTGGTCGGCAAACTGCCGGAGCTGTTCCAGAACGAGACCGGTGGCGCCGTCAAGGCATACAGCTGCTACGTGCACTACCAGATCGGCCCCTTTGAGATAACCCTTCCACCTGCATCAGAACCACCGCCGCAGTCGTCTCCAAAGCCCGGAG AAGCATCGTCTTCTTCAAGAACAAGGCTCCTGATCGGCAGCTCCATTGGTACCGTGTCGTTCTTGATCATTCTGGTTGGTGTCTTGGTCTGTCTCCTTGTCCGACGACGGCAAAAGCACCCAATCACTGCCAATAAGCAGGCAAAGGGGCAAGAGCCGGAAGATGGCAAATTCTCCGACGGCGACGACCCAGCCATGGAAGACGACTTCGAGAAAGGGACTGGGCCCAAGAGATTTCGCTACGTTGAGCTGGCCATCGCAACCGACAACTTCTCTGACGAGAAGAAGCTCGGGGAAGGAGGTTTCGGCTCCGTGTACAGAGGGTACCTCAAGGAGTCGAACCTTGAGGTGGCCATCAAGAGAGTATCCAAAGgttccaagcaagggaagaaagagTATGCTTCCGAGGTGACAATTATAAGCAGACTCCGGCACCGAAACCTGGTGCAGCTCATCGGCTGGTGCCACGGCGGTGGCGAGCTGCTCCTTGTCTACGAGCTGATGCCCAAGGGCAGCCTTGACACGCACCTCTACGGCGGCAAGAACGCAGCCGTGCTGCCATGGCCGGTCAGGCATGAGATCGTGCTTGGACTGGGCTCTGCCCTCCTGTATCTTCACCAAGAGTGGGAGCAGTGCGTCCTGCACAGAGACATCAAACCAAGCAACATCATGCTGGACGCCTCCTTTGCTGCCAAGCTCGGCGACTTCGGGCTTGCCAGGCTCGTTGACCATGGCCGAGGCTCGCACACCACGGTGCTCGCCGGCACGATGGGATACATGGACCCGGAATGCATGACCACCGGCCGGACCAGCGCCGAGTCGGACGTGTACAGCTTCGGTGTCGTGCTCCTCGAGATTGCCTGCGGCAGGCGGCCTCTGGCAGTGGCAGAAGAGGAGCAGATGGCCCACCTGGCTCAGCGGGTCTGGGCATCATACGGCGTGGGAAGGGTTCTTGATGCCGCTGACGCGCGGCTGGAGGGGGAGTTTGACGCCGAGGAGGTGGAGCGTGTGATGGTCGTCGGGCTCTGGTGCGCGCACCCTGACCGGAGCCTCAGGCCGTCCATCAGGCAGGCCGTCGGTGTGCTGCGGCGCGAGCAGCCTCTGCCGACCCTACCGGAGAGGATGCCGGTGGCAACTTTCTTGTACGTGCCCCTACTGGTTGATGGTTCAAGTTCCACGTTGTCTACTGGTGTCACCGGCGCTGGCGGCAGTGGCAGCAGCGGAACTGACACGACGGCGGAGAAGTCGATGTCGATGCGAAGCAACACGGTAGTGGATGGACAAATCACTGGACGCTAA